One genomic window of Psychrobacillus sp. INOP01 includes the following:
- a CDS encoding YlbF family regulator, which produces MINIYDDINKLEKTLRQTDEFSNVQTAVESVKADEEALALFQSFRKVQLSLQEKQMNGEEISGEEIEYAQKTAQLAQGNEKIFHMLQAEMALSQLIEEVNRVLIKPVQELYEGI; this is translated from the coding sequence ATGATTAACATTTATGACGACATTAACAAACTAGAAAAAACACTACGCCAAACAGATGAATTCTCCAATGTACAGACAGCAGTAGAATCTGTAAAGGCTGATGAAGAGGCTCTAGCGTTATTCCAAAGTTTCCGTAAAGTTCAATTGTCTCTACAAGAGAAGCAAATGAATGGGGAAGAAATTTCTGGAGAAGAGATTGAGTATGCTCAAAAAACAGCTCAGCTAGCACAAGGAAACGAAAAGATATTCCACATGCTTCAAGCAGAAATGGCTTTAAGTCAACTAATTGAAGAAGTAAATCGCGTATTGATTAAGCCTGTTCAAGAACTTTATGAAGGCATCTAA
- a CDS encoding DUF445 domain-containing protein, with protein MDFIWTITFMAVVGAAIGAVTNHLAIKMLFRPHEAKFIGSWRIPFTPGLIPKRRDELAKQLGNTVIQHLLTPDIFKKKYFNEEMKNKANHFLTEQLNEKIFQSDKTIKDWLKLAGLENVPAIVNGKIEEQVDVQFSQLKTRFEQETIRQLAPMDWQQKADTKVGEIVSYILLKGEDFFESAEGKQTVKNLIDDFLSTKGTLGNMIQMFMGESSSLAGKVQPEILKFLRAPGTKNMLEKIVRSEWEKLKDRPLNEMMDGFDFEPIVKNVKVYLTEQLAIEERLHYSFLHYFPGVTGWTESYLIPKVTTFAFQEAEAKLEEVLRKMKLEDMVKEQVDTFPVSRLEEIVLGISKREFKMITILGGVLGGLIGIIQGLIVFFTT; from the coding sequence ATGGATTTTATATGGACAATCACATTTATGGCAGTAGTCGGAGCAGCGATCGGAGCGGTGACTAATCACTTAGCCATTAAAATGTTATTTAGACCACATGAGGCAAAATTTATAGGCTCTTGGCGCATCCCGTTCACACCGGGGCTTATCCCAAAAAGACGCGATGAGCTTGCGAAGCAATTAGGAAATACTGTTATACAGCATTTACTAACGCCTGATATTTTCAAGAAAAAATATTTCAATGAAGAAATGAAAAATAAAGCAAATCATTTCCTAACGGAGCAGTTGAACGAAAAAATCTTTCAGTCGGACAAAACGATAAAAGATTGGTTGAAACTTGCTGGACTAGAAAATGTGCCAGCTATTGTGAATGGCAAAATAGAAGAACAGGTGGATGTTCAATTTAGTCAATTAAAAACTAGATTCGAACAAGAAACTATACGTCAGCTTGCACCAATGGATTGGCAACAAAAAGCTGATACCAAAGTTGGAGAAATTGTTTCGTACATTTTACTTAAAGGCGAAGATTTCTTTGAATCAGCTGAAGGTAAGCAGACGGTAAAAAATCTTATTGATGATTTCCTTTCAACAAAAGGAACGCTCGGCAATATGATTCAAATGTTCATGGGTGAATCCTCATCACTTGCTGGAAAAGTTCAACCGGAAATATTAAAATTCCTAAGAGCACCTGGAACAAAAAATATGCTAGAAAAAATAGTCCGAAGCGAATGGGAAAAATTAAAAGATCGTCCTCTAAATGAAATGATGGACGGCTTTGACTTTGAGCCTATTGTTAAAAATGTTAAAGTATATTTGACAGAACAATTGGCAATCGAAGAAAGATTACATTATAGCTTCTTGCATTATTTCCCAGGAGTAACTGGATGGACAGAGTCATATCTGATACCGAAAGTGACGACATTTGCATTTCAAGAGGCTGAAGCAAAGCTAGAAGAAGTCTTGCGTAAAATGAAATTAGAAGATATGGTAAAAGAGCAAGTAGATACTTTCCCAGTATCACGCTTAGAGGAAATCGTTCTTGGTATTTCGAAAAGAGAGTTCAAAATGATTACCATTTTAGGTGGTGTTCTTGGTGGACTTATCGGTATTATTCAAGGACTGATTGTATTCTTTACTACTTAA
- a CDS encoding ferritin family protein, whose amino-acid sequence MFNEQLRQAILNEFQDYHFYRTMYKLTDDPYFQGFIEHIYEDEKSHYEMFQQLYYMLTGTFVQNFPEPVLCTNLKECLKDAIRDELESAELYKEMLLQIPIQQAYAPLFVAMHDETEHAIRLTTILHLL is encoded by the coding sequence TTGTTTAATGAGCAATTAAGGCAAGCCATACTTAACGAATTTCAGGATTATCATTTTTATCGTACTATGTATAAATTGACGGATGATCCGTATTTTCAAGGTTTTATCGAACATATATATGAGGATGAAAAAAGCCATTACGAAATGTTCCAACAACTCTATTATATGCTGACCGGTACATTTGTACAAAACTTTCCGGAACCCGTATTATGCACAAATTTGAAAGAATGCTTAAAAGATGCGATTAGGGATGAATTGGAATCTGCGGAGCTTTATAAGGAAATGTTGTTACAAATACCAATTCAACAAGCTTATGCTCCACTATTTGTTGCAATGCATGATGAGACCGAGCATGCAATCCGTCTTACTACGATACTGCATTTATTGTAA
- a CDS encoding YheE family protein — MLQHFSFKPLYENKQLPGWTVSFFYKQQRYTAEYEPDGMIKWIGETPADEETVKKMIHELMLFHVYD; from the coding sequence ATGCTACAACACTTTAGCTTCAAACCACTCTATGAAAACAAACAACTTCCAGGTTGGACTGTCTCTTTCTTTTATAAACAACAGAGATATACTGCAGAATATGAACCGGATGGCATGATAAAATGGATAGGTGAAACACCAGCTGATGAAGAAACAGTGAAAAAAATGATACACGAGCTAATGTTATTTCATGTGTATGACTGA
- a CDS encoding M20 family metallopeptidase: MIEQLFNRLEEIYPELVNIRRDLHMYPELSHEEVETPKKVADFLTELGLEVKTEVGGRGVLGFLRGGKPGKTIALRADFDALPIQDEKEVDYKSKIPGVMHACGHDLHTAALLGVAKILSEVKEQVPGTIVFLHQFAEETSPGGAEYMIKDGCLDGVDVIYGAHVMSQQAYGTFSVVEGYASSAQDDFYITINGRGGHGSSPHETIDALVTGSQVVLNLQQIVSRKVNPLKAAVVTIGSFNSGSTTNVIPDSASIKGTVRTFDEEVRKMIQVWMEKIVKSTCEAADASYELKYVNDCPSIWNDPDETKRLENIAKMIVGEENVIQGDLMMGSEDFAYYQKEIPGVYFIVGGRNEELNAIYPHHHPKFDVDERSIKEIVKVFIGTVFADLENE; encoded by the coding sequence ATGATTGAACAATTATTTAATAGATTAGAAGAAATTTATCCAGAGTTAGTTAATATACGAAGAGATTTGCATATGTACCCAGAGCTATCGCATGAAGAGGTAGAGACTCCGAAAAAAGTAGCAGATTTTCTTACTGAATTAGGATTAGAAGTGAAAACAGAGGTTGGTGGAAGAGGAGTATTAGGTTTTTTACGAGGCGGAAAACCGGGGAAAACAATTGCTTTACGCGCAGATTTTGATGCTCTTCCTATCCAAGACGAAAAAGAAGTAGACTATAAATCTAAAATTCCTGGTGTTATGCATGCTTGTGGACATGACCTTCATACAGCTGCTTTATTAGGAGTTGCAAAAATATTGAGTGAAGTAAAGGAGCAAGTTCCTGGTACAATCGTATTCTTACATCAATTTGCGGAAGAGACATCTCCTGGTGGAGCGGAATATATGATTAAAGATGGTTGCTTAGATGGTGTAGATGTAATTTACGGAGCACATGTCATGTCTCAGCAAGCCTATGGAACGTTTAGTGTAGTGGAAGGCTATGCATCCTCTGCACAAGATGACTTTTATATCACAATTAATGGGCGGGGGGGACATGGATCATCTCCTCATGAAACAATCGATGCTCTAGTCACTGGAAGTCAAGTAGTGCTTAATCTGCAGCAAATAGTTAGTAGAAAAGTAAATCCACTAAAAGCAGCAGTTGTTACAATTGGTTCGTTTAATAGTGGTAGTACTACAAACGTAATACCTGATTCTGCTTCTATTAAAGGAACTGTTCGGACGTTTGATGAAGAAGTCCGAAAAATGATTCAAGTTTGGATGGAGAAAATTGTGAAAAGTACTTGCGAAGCAGCTGATGCTTCATACGAGTTAAAATATGTAAATGATTGTCCTTCTATTTGGAACGATCCAGACGAAACAAAAAGATTAGAGAACATTGCAAAAATGATTGTAGGAGAAGAAAATGTAATTCAAGGAGATCTAATGATGGGAAGTGAAGATTTCGCTTATTATCAAAAAGAGATACCAGGTGTGTACTTTATAGTTGGTGGTAGAAACGAAGAGTTGAATGCTATTTATCCACATCATCATCCTAAGTTTGATGTCGATGAGCGTTCGATAAAAGAGATTGTAAAAGTATTTATCGGAACCGTATTTGCTGATTTGGAGAATGAATAA
- a CDS encoding YfcC family protein, with the protein MTTISNEQTLKQKKIREAPHPFIILFVVVIVMAALTYLIPAGQYERVVTEDGRSVVVDGSYTTIDSKSAGFLDVFNAIHKGMVQSAPIIFFIFIVAGSFNLFRESRAIEGAFGSLSTKMKGKEMLLIPVIMLFFGFAGAGIGMFEEVLPFIMILVPIAIVMGFDSMVGAAMVIVGVSAGFTAAFMNPFTIGVAQGLADVPIFSGMGLRIVFWIVFMIVSIGYVMIYARKIKKDPTKSIMYEEDRKRNIDINAIEQDSITKTQVATLVVLGLTLIVLAVGVLKFGWFMTEIAALFLIMAIVMGLINRMNFNEITKSFVRGCEELVVGALVVGFAYGALVILNESNTIDTVLYGISNLVEELPSGLTAIGMYLMQTVLNVIVSSGSGQAALTMPIMAPLSDLLGVSRQTAVLAFQMGDGITNIITPTSGLILAALAMAKISYGKWVRWLWPLIVIQFVLGGVFITVAHLFFWPA; encoded by the coding sequence ATGACGACTATTTCAAATGAGCAAACTCTAAAACAGAAAAAAATTAGAGAAGCACCTCATCCATTTATTATATTATTTGTAGTTGTCATCGTCATGGCAGCATTAACCTACCTTATTCCTGCTGGGCAATATGAGCGTGTTGTGACTGAAGATGGAAGAAGTGTGGTAGTAGATGGATCTTACACGACGATAGACTCTAAAAGTGCTGGTTTTTTAGATGTTTTTAATGCTATCCATAAAGGAATGGTTCAATCCGCTCCAATTATATTCTTCATATTTATTGTCGCAGGTTCTTTTAACTTGTTCCGAGAATCAAGAGCTATTGAAGGAGCATTTGGATCACTATCTACTAAGATGAAAGGTAAAGAAATGCTACTAATTCCAGTAATCATGTTATTTTTCGGATTTGCTGGAGCGGGGATAGGGATGTTCGAAGAAGTCCTTCCATTTATTATGATTTTAGTCCCTATTGCAATTGTGATGGGCTTTGACTCTATGGTTGGAGCAGCAATGGTCATTGTAGGTGTATCAGCTGGATTTACAGCGGCATTCATGAATCCATTTACCATCGGTGTGGCACAAGGACTTGCAGATGTACCGATTTTCTCAGGGATGGGATTACGTATAGTATTTTGGATCGTGTTTATGATTGTATCGATTGGTTATGTCATGATTTATGCAAGAAAGATTAAAAAGGATCCTACCAAAAGCATTATGTACGAAGAAGACCGAAAAAGAAATATAGATATTAATGCAATTGAACAAGATTCGATTACGAAAACGCAAGTGGCAACTTTAGTGGTTTTAGGATTGACTTTAATAGTGTTAGCAGTTGGAGTACTTAAATTTGGATGGTTCATGACAGAGATTGCAGCCTTATTTTTGATAATGGCGATTGTAATGGGGTTAATTAATCGAATGAACTTTAATGAAATAACAAAGTCATTTGTGCGTGGGTGTGAGGAACTTGTAGTAGGTGCACTTGTAGTTGGCTTTGCGTATGGGGCACTTGTAATTTTGAATGAGAGTAACACGATTGATACTGTGTTATACGGTATTTCCAATTTAGTAGAAGAATTACCATCAGGTTTAACAGCAATAGGAATGTATCTTATGCAAACAGTATTAAATGTGATTGTTTCGTCCGGTAGTGGTCAAGCAGCTTTAACGATGCCGATTATGGCTCCTCTTTCCGACTTATTGGGCGTTAGTAGACAAACGGCAGTACTTGCATTTCAAATGGGTGATGGTATTACAAATATTATTACTCCAACAAGTGGGCTAATTTTAGCTGCACTTGCTATGGCTAAAATCTCTTATGGTAAATGGGTGCGATGGTTATGGCCACTAATTGTTATTCAATTCGTTTTAGGTGGAGTTTTCATAACGGTTGCACATTTATTCTTTTGGCCAGCATGA
- a CDS encoding mandelate racemase/muconate lactonizing enzyme family protein has product MKIISIQVNAIHLPFKNPFTIAYETYKVMPSLILKMETDDGLVGYGEAVPDQHVTGETWESTLSNIKNYLAPVVLGENPFNIEKIHDKMNAVLHYAPTAKAAIDIACYDLMGKVAKQPIFNLLGGAYYQSLSITHVIGMGTNEEMIKEAKSAIDQGYSELKIKVGNTPREDVQLVAEIRKAVGPKIKLRLDANQGWKQTTTALQALKELEKYYIDWMEQPIIAANRVGLAELHQRTSIPIMADESIHGAEQLRELISLNAIDLINIKLMKCGGIYPAQQLVHQAQMAGISCIIGSMIESSISTAAGAHLALSKKNVVANELGSPLIFSKDIAPMMYKKNKLFVPQQPGLGIQVNEELLKRLSIRGEEISSSL; this is encoded by the coding sequence TTGAAAATTATATCTATACAAGTAAATGCTATTCACTTACCTTTTAAAAATCCTTTTACGATAGCTTATGAAACGTATAAAGTGATGCCTTCTCTTATTCTAAAAATGGAAACAGATGATGGTTTAGTAGGATATGGTGAGGCTGTACCTGACCAGCATGTAACAGGAGAAACTTGGGAAAGTACATTATCCAATATTAAAAACTATTTAGCACCTGTAGTTTTAGGAGAAAATCCTTTTAACATTGAAAAGATTCACGACAAAATGAATGCCGTATTACATTATGCACCAACAGCAAAAGCGGCCATTGATATTGCTTGTTATGACTTAATGGGTAAGGTAGCCAAACAGCCAATTTTTAACTTACTCGGTGGCGCTTATTATCAATCACTAAGTATTACTCATGTAATTGGGATGGGAACCAATGAAGAAATGATAAAAGAAGCAAAATCAGCAATAGACCAAGGATATAGTGAATTAAAAATAAAAGTGGGAAATACTCCAAGGGAAGATGTTCAATTAGTTGCAGAAATACGAAAAGCTGTTGGTCCGAAGATTAAGCTAAGGCTAGATGCAAATCAAGGGTGGAAGCAAACTACAACGGCATTACAGGCACTAAAAGAGCTTGAAAAATATTACATTGATTGGATGGAACAGCCTATTATAGCAGCAAATCGTGTAGGGTTAGCAGAACTTCATCAAAGGACTTCTATCCCAATAATGGCAGATGAATCAATACATGGAGCAGAACAATTAAGAGAATTGATTTCGTTAAATGCTATAGATTTGATCAATATTAAACTGATGAAGTGTGGAGGGATTTATCCTGCACAGCAGCTTGTTCATCAAGCGCAAATGGCAGGTATCAGTTGTATTATAGGTTCAATGATTGAATCTTCTATTTCAACAGCAGCTGGGGCACATTTAGCTTTATCCAAGAAAAATGTAGTGGCGAATGAATTGGGGAGCCCACTTATATTTTCAAAAGATATTGCACCAATGATGTACAAAAAAAATAAATTATTTGTTCCACAACAGCCGGGTCTTGGCATACAAGTGAATGAGGAGTTACTAAAGAGATTGTCCATTAGGGGAGAAGAAATAAGCAGTTCACTATAA
- a CDS encoding transcriptional regulator, which produces MIHIAAVSSKEAIDQIIRNSNKLKDVKITPYIYADPSKSREVVESIVDCDVVIFAGPLPYLVCKDILEERGWQAVFIPLDEYTLTSTLFYSMIHQEKGIKRLSIDVGSALYVDHVVEEFNLSRDDWYVFDSGEMINDSPESFNVEKVIDHHLQLWNSGKIDFIITSVDYVYSMLREKGIPSVPMNVPEKAVVDTIHKAITYGRLAISKNAEIAIGLVTFSLSDNAIHEFDTMEQNTTIFLHQMMLNFARKHDYSLRLIGMDQFILYGTRGSLDKFIEKENLEEFFHQVEKSYGISMNIGFGLGYSARIAEGNARIALYHARKKAEQRHSIYIVSENQEIINPLQGKDKVYSLKSEDDYILSIASATRMSVSTITKLVRFEALRRSTSFTTIDLEEYLGISRRSAERILKSLIECNYVKKVGEEQPHSKGRPRSVYRISFD; this is translated from the coding sequence ATGATTCATATAGCAGCGGTAAGTTCGAAAGAGGCGATTGATCAAATAATAAGGAATAGCAATAAATTAAAAGACGTGAAAATTACACCTTACATTTATGCAGATCCATCTAAGAGTAGGGAAGTAGTCGAAAGCATTGTTGATTGTGACGTCGTAATTTTTGCGGGTCCACTTCCATATCTTGTGTGTAAGGATATATTAGAAGAGCGAGGATGGCAGGCAGTATTTATCCCTTTAGATGAATATACGCTAACTAGTACATTGTTTTATTCCATGATTCATCAAGAGAAAGGAATTAAACGATTGTCGATTGATGTAGGGAGTGCTCTTTACGTAGACCATGTGGTGGAAGAATTTAATCTTTCAAGAGATGATTGGTATGTATTTGATAGTGGTGAAATGATAAATGACTCTCCAGAATCATTTAATGTGGAAAAAGTGATTGATCATCACTTGCAACTGTGGAATTCTGGGAAAATTGATTTTATAATTACGAGCGTGGATTATGTGTATTCAATGCTACGAGAAAAAGGAATACCGTCGGTGCCTATGAATGTTCCGGAAAAAGCGGTAGTTGATACAATACATAAAGCAATTACTTATGGGCGATTAGCTATAAGTAAAAACGCGGAAATTGCCATTGGGTTAGTTACATTTAGTCTATCAGATAATGCTATTCATGAATTCGATACGATGGAACAAAACACAACTATATTTCTTCACCAAATGATGTTAAATTTTGCTAGGAAGCATGATTATTCTTTGCGATTAATAGGGATGGATCAGTTTATCTTGTATGGAACGAGAGGAAGTCTAGATAAGTTTATAGAAAAAGAAAATTTGGAAGAATTTTTTCACCAGGTAGAGAAATCTTATGGAATATCGATGAACATCGGATTTGGTCTTGGATACTCTGCGAGGATAGCGGAAGGCAATGCAAGAATTGCACTTTACCATGCGCGAAAAAAAGCGGAACAAAGGCATTCTATTTATATTGTTTCGGAAAACCAGGAAATCATAAATCCTTTGCAAGGAAAAGATAAAGTATATTCTCTAAAGAGTGAAGATGATTATATCTTATCTATTGCAAGTGCAACGAGAATGAGTGTGTCAACCATTACAAAGTTAGTACGTTTTGAGGCATTAAGAAGAAGTACAAGCTTTACGACGATAGATCTTGAAGAATATTTAGGAATTAGTAGACGAAGTGCTGAAAGAATACTAAAAAGCTTAATAGAATGTAATTATGTTAAGAAGGTTGGAGAAGAACAACCGCATTCAAAAGGACGTCCCCGTTCTGTGTACCGTATTAGTTTCGATTAA
- a CDS encoding MFS transporter — protein MYIWFADWKKKLSSFNRNVKMFMLANILIQIGMGVFSVMYNLYIKELGYPETLNGKIISMTSLASALMLVPAGYLSDQLGRKRIIIAGAVVAASTLFYRSLVTGEQSLIYAAFFTGLFMALVQVSGVPFLAENTDSSERMHLFSIHFSLMTIASVVGSLGGGVLADALHVIGNIPTVDSIKYVLIIGAIIFTFGLLPLFQLKPVIVKEDKNIKVEEFETNAPNGFRKNFKVILLFGFANLLIGTGSGLVIPYLNLYFSNRFDASNTYIGLILSLGSAMTAVAMLLGPALVKRVGKVKALVIFQLLSIPFLFITGFTNSLIIASIAFLMRQALMNAGNPIQSAIAMDLVQDKYKGLANSVNQMVFNVGWASTGAISTGLVMTFGFYWGYAYTFTITGILYIIASTYFYILFGRKKKIE, from the coding sequence ATGTATATTTGGTTTGCTGATTGGAAAAAGAAGTTATCTTCCTTTAATAGGAATGTGAAAATGTTTATGCTTGCAAATATACTCATTCAAATTGGAATGGGTGTATTTTCAGTTATGTACAACCTATACATAAAAGAGCTTGGCTACCCTGAAACTCTTAATGGCAAGATTATTTCCATGACATCTCTTGCTTCTGCCCTTATGTTAGTGCCAGCAGGTTATTTAAGTGACCAATTAGGTAGGAAAAGAATCATAATCGCAGGTGCTGTAGTTGCTGCAAGTACCCTATTCTACAGAAGTTTAGTAACAGGCGAACAATCACTGATTTATGCTGCATTCTTTACAGGATTATTTATGGCATTAGTTCAGGTATCCGGCGTTCCTTTTTTAGCCGAAAATACAGACTCTAGTGAGCGTATGCACCTTTTTAGTATTCACTTTTCCTTGATGACCATTGCTAGTGTAGTGGGAAGTTTAGGGGGAGGGGTGCTAGCTGATGCTCTTCATGTAATTGGAAATATTCCTACGGTAGATTCGATTAAATATGTATTAATTATAGGAGCAATCATTTTCACATTCGGCTTGCTTCCTTTGTTCCAACTTAAACCTGTAATTGTTAAAGAAGATAAAAACATCAAGGTTGAGGAATTTGAAACAAATGCACCGAATGGTTTCCGCAAAAATTTCAAGGTTATCCTATTATTCGGCTTTGCAAACTTACTAATTGGAACTGGTTCAGGGCTTGTCATTCCTTATTTGAATTTATATTTTTCTAATCGCTTTGATGCATCGAATACGTATATTGGTCTCATATTGTCACTTGGCTCTGCAATGACGGCTGTAGCTATGTTGCTAGGACCTGCTTTAGTGAAAAGGGTTGGTAAAGTAAAGGCATTAGTTATTTTTCAGCTGCTGTCGATACCATTTTTATTCATCACTGGTTTTACTAATTCTTTAATCATCGCTTCTATTGCTTTTTTAATGCGTCAGGCTTTGATGAATGCTGGGAATCCTATTCAAAGCGCAATTGCAATGGATCTCGTCCAGGATAAATATAAGGGGCTTGCGAATTCGGTAAACCAAATGGTATTTAATGTAGGCTGGGCAAGTACTGGAGCAATTTCGACTGGACTTGTCATGACATTTGGCTTTTATTGGGGATATGCGTATACGTTTACGATTACTGGTATTCTTTATATTATTGCATCTACCTATTTTTATATCCTGTTTGGGCGTAAGAAAAAAATTGAATGA
- a CDS encoding DUF2935 domain-containing protein, protein MANEFVERSLDEIRFWSRIMKEHALFLSLGFTFNEEKLIEEAQQYIAIFEKIEEQLAGYSVNSDPRQIQAFNSHVYQAVVSIWGYKRKVLGLILRCKIRTNNYPLLVDHISREAAYFAKRLKELNEGKLQPLPEAIIKENVFFLKIMADHAKFIGHLLDPSERKLVDQAREFSHDFDQLLYQALDLESMRPQSETPPLLHQFLDQNRVSVVSLRDFKKTARDLIEACRIKSNIHPLLADHTFREAERFIEIIDLFEENLTNGPPLTSQ, encoded by the coding sequence TTGGCAAATGAGTTTGTTGAAAGGTCATTAGATGAAATTAGATTTTGGTCTAGGATTATGAAGGAACATGCATTATTTTTAAGCTTAGGATTTACTTTTAATGAGGAAAAGTTAATTGAAGAAGCACAACAGTACATTGCAATTTTTGAAAAAATTGAAGAGCAGTTAGCGGGTTACTCTGTGAATTCTGATCCAAGGCAAATACAGGCTTTTAATTCACATGTGTATCAAGCGGTCGTATCGATTTGGGGGTATAAAAGAAAAGTATTAGGACTAATACTGCGATGCAAAATCAGAACTAACAATTACCCACTATTAGTTGATCATATAAGTAGAGAGGCAGCTTACTTTGCTAAAAGGTTAAAAGAATTAAATGAAGGGAAACTGCAGCCTTTACCAGAAGCAATCATTAAAGAAAATGTGTTTTTCCTTAAAATTATGGCAGACCATGCTAAATTTATTGGTCATCTTTTAGATCCTAGTGAACGAAAATTAGTCGATCAGGCAAGAGAATTTAGCCACGATTTTGATCAGTTATTATATCAAGCACTTGACTTGGAAAGCATGAGACCACAATCAGAGACTCCTCCACTGCTTCACCAGTTTTTAGATCAAAATCGAGTATCTGTCGTTTCTTTAAGAGATTTTAAGAAAACGGCACGTGACTTAATTGAGGCGTGTCGAATTAAGAGCAATATTCATCCACTATTAGCAGACCACACGTTTAGAGAAGCAGAACGTTTTATAGAAATTATTGATCTATTTGAGGAAAACCTTACTAACGGACCCCCTTTGACAAGTCAATAA